A genomic region of Methanothermobacter sp. CaT2 contains the following coding sequences:
- a CDS encoding peptidylprolyl isomerase: MAVNKGDFIKIEFTGKVKETGEVFDTTYEEVAREAGLGIKKIFGPIPVVVGGGHLIKGLDEAVIGMEEGEEKHVEIEPEDAFGNRDPKLVQLIPMGEFKRQGIKPYPGMTLTVEGHEGRVLNVSGGRVRVDFNHELAGKTLEYDLKVKEIITDDAEKVKSMIQLHYPSQNMDIDKTEVKIEDGKVIIHMDEMTRFDNRSYMDVTLARFRIARDIWENIEGVEKVEFADVFEKRDMEPEEEEDVEDAGEE, translated from the coding sequence ATGGCAGTGAATAAAGGAGACTTTATAAAAATAGAGTTCACAGGTAAGGTCAAGGAGACCGGTGAGGTCTTTGACACAACATACGAGGAGGTTGCCAGGGAAGCAGGGCTCGGCATAAAGAAGATATTCGGCCCCATACCCGTTGTTGTTGGCGGCGGACACCTCATAAAGGGACTCGATGAGGCTGTAATCGGAATGGAGGAAGGCGAGGAGAAACACGTTGAGATTGAACCCGAGGATGCCTTCGGTAACAGGGACCCCAAACTTGTCCAGCTCATACCAATGGGCGAGTTCAAAAGGCAGGGCATAAAGCCATACCCTGGAATGACACTCACAGTTGAGGGACATGAGGGCAGGGTCCTCAACGTTTCAGGCGGCCGTGTGAGGGTCGACTTCAACCATGAACTGGCAGGGAAAACCCTTGAATACGATTTAAAGGTTAAGGAGATAATCACCGATGATGCTGAAAAGGTGAAGAGCATGATCCAGCTCCACTACCCCTCCCAGAACATGGACATAGACAAGACAGAGGTTAAAATAGAGGACGGGAAGGTTATAATACATATGGATGAGATGACCCGCTTCGATAACAGGTCCTACATGGACGTGACCCTTGCAAGGTTCAGGATAGCCCGTGACATCTGGGAGAACATCGAGGGTGTTGAGAAGGTCGAATTCGCAGATGTCTTCGAAAAGAGGGACATGGAACCCGAGGAAGAGGAAGATGTTGAGGATGCGGGGGAGGAGTAA
- the serS gene encoding serine--tRNA ligase: protein MKFKLKGIIKLSKEVPGIEDDLEKFFTEAESDILRRGVPEGQAHEAAHIKSWRLEGDTLHIEMESGRRVRAHDGLLRLKKPLGQLLGPKYRVGVRGISVTDYTMEMNAPGVSGIPGLAELPFVEDAAITDGTIMVRFQPLEESDLRKHVVDRVVKHARTLVESSDDLTVQVTRATPGEIIARSKKREFFFEGDPTEEAMRLGWVKKFPGRGQWFYGPKITALHRALEEFLIERIVKPLGFVECLFPKLIPLDIMNKMRYLEGLPEGMYYCSAPSRDPETFEEFKNELIINREVPMDLLKRGIKDPGYVIAPAQCEPFYQFLSHEVVSAEDLPVKFFDRSGWTYRWEAGGAKGLDRVHEFQRVELVWLAEPGETEEIRDRTVELSHDAADELELEWYTEVGDDPFYLEGRKVEERGIEFPDVPKYEMRLSLPGREKGVAVVSANVHGTHFIEGFSIRETRNLNIWTGCTGIGLSRWIYGFLAQKGFETGNWPDFIGERVEGVENPRIITWPRQD from the coding sequence ATGAAATTCAAACTCAAGGGAATAATAAAACTCAGCAAAGAGGTTCCTGGGATAGAGGATGACCTGGAAAAATTCTTCACTGAAGCCGAATCAGACATCCTGCGGAGGGGAGTCCCCGAGGGGCAGGCACATGAAGCAGCCCATATAAAATCCTGGAGACTTGAAGGCGACACACTCCACATTGAGATGGAGTCAGGGAGACGGGTCAGGGCCCATGATGGTCTTCTAAGGCTCAAGAAACCCCTTGGACAGTTACTCGGGCCAAAGTACAGGGTGGGTGTTAGGGGGATATCAGTCACCGATTACACCATGGAAATGAATGCCCCGGGTGTATCAGGTATCCCCGGCCTGGCTGAACTGCCCTTCGTGGAGGACGCCGCCATCACAGATGGCACCATAATGGTCAGATTCCAGCCCCTGGAGGAATCCGACCTGAGGAAACACGTGGTCGACCGTGTGGTGAAGCACGCCAGGACCCTTGTTGAATCATCAGATGACCTGACGGTACAGGTCACAAGGGCAACGCCCGGTGAGATAATTGCCAGGAGCAAAAAGAGGGAGTTTTTCTTTGAGGGTGACCCCACAGAGGAGGCCATGCGCCTTGGATGGGTCAAGAAGTTCCCTGGAAGGGGACAGTGGTTCTACGGTCCAAAGATAACCGCCCTCCACCGGGCCCTGGAGGAGTTCCTCATTGAAAGGATTGTGAAACCCCTGGGATTTGTTGAGTGCCTCTTCCCCAAACTCATACCCCTTGACATCATGAACAAGATGAGGTACCTTGAGGGCCTCCCTGAGGGGATGTACTACTGCAGCGCCCCGAGCAGGGACCCTGAGACCTTTGAGGAGTTCAAAAATGAGCTCATCATAAACCGGGAGGTTCCCATGGATCTGCTTAAGAGGGGAATAAAGGATCCCGGTTACGTTATAGCCCCGGCCCAGTGCGAGCCCTTCTACCAGTTCCTCTCACACGAGGTTGTGAGTGCTGAGGACCTCCCAGTAAAGTTCTTTGACAGGAGCGGCTGGACCTACAGGTGGGAGGCCGGAGGGGCCAAGGGCCTTGACAGGGTCCATGAATTCCAGAGGGTGGAACTCGTATGGCTGGCCGAACCAGGAGAGACAGAGGAGATACGTGACCGGACAGTTGAACTCTCACATGATGCCGCCGATGAACTGGAACTTGAATGGTACACAGAGGTGGGTGATGACCCCTTCTACCTGGAGGGCCGGAAGGTTGAGGAGAGGGGTATAGAGTTCCCTGATGTTCCAAAGTATGAGATGAGGCTCTCACTCCCTGGAAGGGAGAAGGGGGTTGCAGTTGTATCAGCCAATGTCCATGGTACCCACTTCATCGAGGGCTTCTCAATAAGGGAGACCCGTAACCTGAACATCTGGACCGGCTGCACCGGCATAGGGCTCTCAAGGTGGATCTATGGTTTCCTGGCCCAGAAGGGCTTTGAGACCGGGAACTGGCCAGACTTCATAGGAGAACGTGTTGAAGGAGTTGAGAACCCGAGAATCATAACCTGGCCGCGCCAGGACTGA
- the ppsA gene encoding phosphoenolpyruvate synthase has product MVKYVAFFEELGKDDVGIAGGKGANLGELTQAGIPVPPGFVVTAATYDKFMTDTGLQPVVMEMLENLDVNDTKELQRVSAEIKDIITSTEVPEDIQTLIIESYNALCQRIGKDDVYVAIRSSATAEDLPEASFAGQQDTFLNIRGAEDVLDYVRRCWASLFEARAIFYREENNFDHSKVYIAVVVQEMVDAEKAGVMFTVHPSTGEDRILIEGSWGLGEAVVSGSVTPDTYWVDKGTGKLLEFSVGEKNIMFTREDGRTVKKEVPPELRNKRVLSDGEIAALAEMGRRIQDHYGSPQDTEWAIMDGDVYMLQSRPITTLGEATEETEVKSREILVKGLGASPGLASGKVKIIREIHELDKIQIGDILVTVMTTPDMVPAMKRASGIITDEGGVTCHAAIVSRELGIPCVVGTGNATEVLKENQVVSIDGNRGLVYEGSVIEGEKKEAEAETVTVESPLLTVTEVKVNVSMPEAARKAAATGADGVGLLRTEHMMLTTGVHPRKFIEEGREDELVNTLAENILKVADEFYPRPVWYRTLDAPTDEFKTLEGGENEPYEHNPMLGWRGIRRELDEPEILRAEFRAIKKLHEQGYTNIGIMIPLVQHPDELRKAKMIAEEAGLKPHRDVEFGIMVETPAAALIIEDFIEEGIDFVSFGTNDLTQYTLAIDRNNEHVADLYTEGHPAVLKLIERVIRKCNEAGVRTSICGQAGSIPRIVEKLVELGISSVSANTDAVAEVRKTVARAEQRLLLKAARKLL; this is encoded by the coding sequence ATGGTTAAGTATGTGGCGTTTTTTGAGGAACTCGGTAAGGATGATGTGGGAATAGCCGGTGGAAAGGGGGCCAACCTGGGTGAACTGACACAGGCAGGCATACCCGTCCCCCCGGGTTTTGTTGTAACAGCGGCGACCTATGACAAGTTCATGACAGACACCGGACTGCAGCCGGTGGTCATGGAGATGCTTGAAAACCTTGACGTCAACGATACAAAGGAACTCCAGAGGGTTTCAGCCGAGATAAAGGACATAATAACATCAACTGAGGTACCGGAGGACATACAGACCCTCATAATAGAGTCCTACAATGCACTATGCCAGAGGATAGGAAAGGATGATGTGTACGTAGCCATACGTTCCTCAGCCACGGCAGAGGACCTCCCCGAAGCATCCTTTGCGGGTCAGCAGGACACCTTCCTGAACATCAGGGGCGCCGAAGATGTCCTGGATTATGTAAGAAGGTGCTGGGCATCCCTCTTTGAGGCCAGGGCCATATTCTACAGGGAGGAGAACAACTTCGACCACTCAAAGGTTTACATAGCAGTCGTTGTCCAGGAGATGGTGGACGCCGAGAAGGCAGGGGTCATGTTCACGGTCCACCCATCAACAGGTGAGGACAGGATACTAATAGAGGGGTCATGGGGCCTTGGTGAGGCCGTTGTATCAGGCTCAGTCACCCCTGACACCTACTGGGTTGATAAGGGAACAGGGAAGCTCCTTGAATTTAGTGTTGGTGAGAAGAACATAATGTTCACCCGGGAGGATGGCAGAACCGTGAAGAAGGAGGTCCCCCCTGAACTCCGGAACAAACGTGTTCTCTCCGACGGGGAGATCGCAGCCCTTGCAGAGATGGGCAGGAGGATACAGGACCACTACGGTTCACCACAGGACACAGAATGGGCCATAATGGATGGTGACGTTTACATGCTCCAGTCAAGACCCATAACAACCCTGGGAGAGGCAACCGAGGAGACAGAGGTCAAATCCAGGGAGATACTGGTTAAGGGCCTCGGTGCAAGCCCGGGCCTTGCCTCAGGTAAGGTCAAGATAATCAGGGAGATCCATGAACTGGACAAGATACAGATTGGAGATATTCTCGTCACGGTCATGACAACCCCCGACATGGTGCCAGCCATGAAGAGGGCCAGCGGCATAATAACCGATGAGGGTGGAGTCACATGCCATGCCGCCATAGTGTCCCGTGAACTTGGAATACCCTGTGTTGTTGGTACCGGGAACGCAACTGAGGTCCTCAAGGAGAACCAGGTCGTCAGCATAGACGGTAACAGGGGACTTGTCTATGAGGGCAGTGTAATTGAGGGGGAGAAGAAGGAGGCTGAGGCCGAGACCGTCACCGTGGAGTCACCCCTTCTGACCGTCACAGAGGTCAAGGTCAACGTCAGCATGCCAGAGGCTGCAAGGAAGGCCGCCGCCACAGGGGCCGACGGGGTTGGACTTTTAAGGACAGAGCACATGATGTTAACCACGGGGGTGCACCCCAGGAAGTTCATTGAGGAGGGCAGGGAGGACGAACTCGTCAATACCCTTGCAGAGAACATCCTGAAGGTTGCAGATGAGTTCTACCCACGCCCCGTATGGTACAGGACCCTGGATGCGCCCACAGACGAATTCAAAACCCTTGAGGGCGGTGAAAATGAGCCCTACGAGCACAACCCGATGCTTGGATGGAGGGGTATACGCAGGGAACTCGATGAACCCGAGATCCTGAGGGCGGAGTTCCGGGCGATAAAGAAACTCCATGAGCAGGGTTACACTAACATCGGCATAATGATACCACTGGTCCAGCACCCTGATGAACTCAGAAAGGCCAAGATGATCGCTGAGGAGGCTGGCCTTAAACCCCACAGGGACGTTGAATTCGGTATAATGGTCGAAACACCTGCAGCGGCCCTGATAATCGAGGACTTCATAGAGGAGGGAATTGACTTCGTGAGCTTCGGAACCAATGACCTCACCCAGTACACCCTCGCCATAGACAGGAACAATGAACACGTGGCAGACCTCTACACCGAGGGCCACCCTGCCGTCCTCAAACTCATCGAGAGAGTTATAAGGAAATGCAACGAGGCAGGTGTCAGGACAAGTATCTGTGGCCAGGCAGGCAGCATCCCAAGGATAGTTGAGAAACTGGTGGAGCTTGGGATAAGCAGTGTATCCGCAAACACCGACGCGGTTGCAGAGGTGAGGAAGACCGTTGCAAGGGCCGAGCAGAGACTCCTCCTCAAGGCCGCACGGAAACTCCTCTAA
- a CDS encoding AAA family ATPase: MKIAITGKGGVGKTTIAGTLACIFSENFQVFAIDADPDMNLASSIGIKGDVEPISRMKDVIRERTGAEPGSSFGEVFKLNPRIGDLPDSLSIEHPLRPGLRVMVMGTVEHGGEGCVCPASVLLKALLRHLILRKDEMVILDMEAGIEHLGRRTAESVDLMVVVVEPGLKSLETAERIKKLAGDIGVKRIMAVINKVSDIHEEEFMRERLASLNLEVLGSVPRDEKVIAADMRGEPLMMYPDSEALRSIRDISERIISLQEEVG; the protein is encoded by the coding sequence ATGAAGATAGCCATAACAGGTAAGGGTGGGGTCGGCAAGACAACCATAGCCGGGACCCTGGCCTGCATATTCTCAGAGAACTTCCAGGTCTTTGCCATAGACGCTGACCCTGATATGAACCTGGCATCCAGCATAGGGATAAAGGGGGATGTGGAGCCGATATCAAGGATGAAGGATGTTATAAGGGAGCGGACCGGTGCTGAGCCGGGTTCCTCCTTCGGTGAGGTCTTCAAGCTAAACCCCAGGATAGGTGACCTCCCGGATTCCCTCTCAATTGAACATCCCCTCCGCCCCGGCCTCAGGGTCATGGTGATGGGTACCGTTGAACATGGAGGTGAGGGATGCGTATGCCCGGCCTCGGTGCTCCTCAAGGCCCTTCTGAGGCACCTGATACTCAGGAAGGATGAGATGGTTATACTGGACATGGAGGCGGGGATAGAGCACCTTGGAAGGAGAACCGCTGAATCCGTGGACCTCATGGTGGTGGTGGTTGAACCCGGCCTCAAATCACTTGAAACCGCTGAAAGGATAAAGAAGCTCGCAGGTGACATTGGAGTGAAGAGGATAATGGCAGTGATAAACAAGGTCTCAGATATCCATGAGGAGGAATTCATGAGGGAGCGACTCGCATCCCTTAACCTGGAGGTCCTTGGATCGGTGCCAAGGGATGAAAAGGTTATAGCCGCGGATATGAGGGGGGAACCCCTCATGATGTACCCTGATTCAGAGGCACTGAGGTCCATAAGGGACATCTCAGAGAGGATAATATCACTCCAGGAGGAGGTGGGATGA
- the pyrC gene encoding dihydroorotase → MFDLSLENCRVNRDLTVNIGVDDGKIVQISRGRIDASERIDLKGYFVLPGLIDSHVHFRDPGLKYKEDFRTGSMAAAHGGFATVLEMPNTVPPTDNAAEFQRKIRIGERKSAVDFGLHAGFRSVSDVKDILKFMPASFKVFMDLTGISAVDGLFRELKNLSSPVPVTVHCENRDVIMESMKELKDRSDPSAYALARPPIAEEVSVAEVLALSIHHEHPVHICHLSTVKALQLVEPFREYVTCEVTPHHLLLDSGAFRRFGTMVKTNPPLRPPESRVYPEFLDRINAIGTDHAPHGIEEKRKGVWDAPPGIPNLEVVLKLLLTLVSEGRMSLSTIRRMLAEEPARIFGLRSKGRISEGMDADFTIVDLKGTGRIMSDEFYSKAHYTPFEGFSYTGTPVMTIVRGRVVMRDGEVFEGNGRYVPSEHGKGSVKD, encoded by the coding sequence ATGTTTGATCTTTCACTTGAGAACTGCAGGGTTAACAGGGACCTCACCGTGAATATAGGGGTGGATGATGGGAAGATAGTGCAGATATCCCGTGGAAGGATTGATGCTTCAGAGAGGATTGACCTGAAGGGCTACTTCGTGCTCCCAGGACTCATCGACTCCCACGTGCATTTCAGGGACCCTGGACTGAAGTACAAGGAGGACTTCAGGACTGGTTCAATGGCGGCTGCCCATGGAGGCTTTGCCACAGTCCTTGAAATGCCAAACACGGTTCCCCCGACAGATAATGCTGCTGAATTCCAGAGGAAGATAAGGATTGGTGAAAGGAAGAGTGCTGTTGATTTTGGGCTACACGCCGGTTTCAGAAGTGTTTCAGACGTAAAAGATATCCTCAAGTTCATGCCGGCCTCCTTCAAGGTATTCATGGACCTCACAGGGATCAGTGCAGTTGACGGGCTCTTCAGAGAGCTTAAGAATCTATCATCCCCGGTGCCGGTCACCGTGCACTGCGAGAACAGGGATGTGATCATGGAATCCATGAAGGAGTTAAAGGATAGGAGTGATCCCTCCGCCTATGCCCTTGCAAGACCTCCAATTGCAGAGGAGGTCTCTGTGGCCGAGGTTCTGGCATTATCCATTCACCATGAACACCCTGTGCACATCTGTCATCTGAGCACAGTGAAGGCCCTTCAGCTTGTTGAACCCTTCAGGGAGTACGTGACATGTGAGGTCACACCACACCACCTTCTGCTTGATTCAGGGGCCTTTAGAAGATTTGGGACAATGGTGAAAACAAATCCGCCCCTGAGGCCGCCTGAGAGCCGGGTTTATCCTGAATTCCTTGATAGGATCAATGCCATCGGAACCGATCATGCCCCCCACGGTATCGAGGAAAAGAGGAAGGGTGTCTGGGACGCGCCGCCAGGGATCCCCAACCTTGAGGTTGTACTTAAACTGTTGCTCACCCTCGTCTCCGAGGGGAGGATGTCCCTTTCCACCATACGAAGGATGCTTGCAGAGGAGCCTGCAAGAATCTTCGGGTTGAGGTCCAAGGGGAGGATAAGTGAGGGCATGGATGCCGATTTTACCATAGTTGATCTTAAAGGAACTGGCAGGATCATGTCAGATGAGTTCTACAGTAAAGCCCACTACACCCCCTTTGAGGGTTTCAGTTACACAGGCACACCAGTCATGACCATCGTCAGGGGCAGGGTTGTCATGAGAGATGGGGAAGTGTTTGAGGGTAATGGAAGGTATGTCCCCTCAGAACATGGAAAAGGTTCTGTCAAAGACTGA
- a CDS encoding KEOPS complex subunit Pcc1 gives MNPESQPLNRQKKRMMISITIKAEYESREEAEIIKRALEPDNASFVESEIQGSEVRFTTEADSIGTALNTADDLIFSEMVVEKMMKPADTTELL, from the coding sequence ATGAATCCTGAATCACAACCCCTAAACAGGCAAAAGAAGAGAATGATGATATCCATAACCATAAAAGCAGAATATGAATCCAGGGAGGAGGCCGAGATCATAAAAAGGGCCCTTGAACCAGATAACGCATCATTTGTTGAATCCGAAATTCAGGGCTCCGAGGTCAGGTTCACCACAGAGGCGGATTCCATCGGCACTGCCCTCAACACCGCAGATGACCTTATATTCTCTGAGATGGTGGTTGAGAAGATGATGAAACCCGCTGATACTACTGAATTACTCTGA
- a CDS encoding PAS domain-containing protein, translating to MELPVGVVLMDTSGRILESNPAIERLYGDSLDAMLIGDIHPDLEQALTGNSW from the coding sequence ATGGAACTCCCTGTGGGCGTTGTCCTCATGGACACCTCTGGGAGGATACTTGAATCCAACCCTGCCATTGAGCGGCTCTATGGCGATTCCCTGGATGCCATGCTGATTGGTGATATCCACCCGGACCTCGAACAGGCCCTGACAGGGAATTCGTGGTAA
- a CDS encoding nucleotidyltransferase family protein — translation MPSESFLRNIMERDIQIIKNDAEALPEYGDHATEPEIIADFTEYSPFHMGHRHCMMEAKRRVPGGIFVAVIPGPLERNGRGLPYIMTREARAAIAIRAGADIAVEGPPMGVMGSGQYSLCLAGMFRALDADWIPRGYRPTPGFDEVLRRINGGHRVVPRPHRIVDLETGETVMEGPLEEDNYVITSLSRAMGKTGFDFRGKFIFVERIGGVSGTEIRRAVSDGDLQRVSGMLPEETLEVLREEIEAGRAPLHEMRLEDEIIRNASETGLDELMDLNLIDEVTASAIIRGRPYTTLREVEEAIPSSFSRHHRQRILSVLEAKIHKGPVHKYIENYPSVIRILGFKDKQILKEFKDRIPHRRLEIWQ, via the coding sequence ATGCCATCGGAATCCTTTCTGAGGAACATCATGGAAAGGGACATTCAGATAATTAAGAACGACGCGGAGGCACTGCCTGAGTACGGTGACCACGCTACTGAACCTGAAATCATAGCAGACTTTACAGAGTACTCCCCCTTCCACATGGGACACAGGCACTGCATGATGGAGGCAAAGAGGAGGGTGCCTGGAGGAATCTTCGTTGCAGTGATACCCGGCCCCCTTGAACGTAACGGGAGGGGTTTGCCCTACATAATGACCAGGGAGGCGAGGGCAGCAATAGCCATACGTGCAGGTGCAGACATAGCCGTAGAAGGTCCACCCATGGGTGTTATGGGGTCAGGACAGTACTCACTGTGCCTTGCAGGGATGTTCAGGGCCCTGGACGCCGACTGGATACCCAGGGGCTACCGGCCCACACCAGGATTTGATGAGGTGTTAAGGAGGATAAATGGGGGGCACAGGGTTGTCCCGAGGCCCCACAGGATCGTGGACCTTGAGACAGGAGAAACAGTCATGGAGGGTCCCCTCGAGGAGGACAACTATGTCATCACATCACTCTCAAGGGCCATGGGTAAGACTGGTTTTGACTTCAGGGGGAAGTTCATATTCGTGGAGAGGATAGGTGGTGTGAGCGGTACCGAGATACGGAGGGCGGTCTCTGATGGGGACCTTCAGAGGGTATCGGGCATGTTACCCGAGGAGACCCTTGAAGTCCTCAGGGAAGAGATTGAAGCTGGAAGGGCACCCCTCCATGAGATGCGCCTTGAGGATGAGATAATCAGAAACGCCAGTGAAACCGGCCTGGACGAACTAATGGACCTTAACCTCATCGATGAGGTCACAGCATCCGCCATCATCAGGGGAAGACCCTACACGACACTCAGGGAGGTTGAGGAGGCAATACCATCATCCTTCAGCAGACACCACAGGCAGCGCATACTCTCTGTCCTTGAGGCAAAGATTCATAAGGGACCGGTCCATAAATATATAGAAAATTATCCATCAGTAATTCGAATTCTTGGATTTAAGGATAAACAGATCCTGAAAGAATTTAAAGATAGAATACCACATAGGAGGCTAGAGATATGGCAGTGA
- the rplJ gene encoding 50S ribosomal protein L16 yields the protein MVRAYTRREYIKKIPGSKIVQYDMGNLSAEFPISLSVAVKAPTQITHNALEAARIASNRYMQRRAGRMGYHLKIRVYPHHIVRENPMATGAGADRVQDGMRKAFGKPVSTVALVKKNQKIITIETNKKNFKDAKEALRRAAMKFPVPCRIVIDRGEELVK from the coding sequence ATGGTTCGTGCATACACAAGAAGAGAATATATCAAGAAGATTCCAGGTTCAAAGATCGTTCAATATGATATGGGTAACCTCTCAGCTGAATTCCCTATTTCACTGAGTGTGGCCGTCAAGGCACCCACCCAGATAACCCACAACGCCCTTGAGGCTGCCAGGATAGCCTCAAACCGTTACATGCAGAGGAGGGCCGGTAGGATGGGTTACCACCTCAAGATAAGGGTTTACCCCCACCACATTGTACGTGAAAACCCCATGGCGACCGGTGCCGGGGCTGACCGTGTACAGGACGGTATGAGGAAGGCCTTCGGTAAACCTGTAAGTACTGTGGCACTCGTTAAGAAGAACCAGAAGATAATTACAATCGAAACGAACAAGAAGAACTTCAAGGATGCCAAGGAGGCCCTCAGAAGGGCTGCAATGAAGTTCCCGGTGCCATGCAGGATCGTCATTGACAGGGGCGAGGAACTGGTTAAATAA